A genomic segment from Parolsenella catena encodes:
- a CDS encoding elongation factor G yields MSEKIRNVALVGQGGVGKTMLAEAMLHLSGVTNRLGGHKGTKPTLDYDPEEEKRSFSIKLAMAPVPWKGARLNVIDAPCYPDFIGDAYAAMSAVETAVFVVDAAGDPGAVTTRLWYAAEDLSLARAVFVNRIDRSEAHYDAALAALQERFGMRLGAVTLPWGVGDDFKGIIDVIRMQARRLDGSGKPIVCDIPDDMRGAADEARAHLCELVVEADDELMLKYLEGDGQLTQDELEGLLAKAIAERIFVPVFAGSCTREEGVTSLMDDIETYFPGAADFGGVPLVNGDYLDIDEGDDRPVGFVFKVLNDQQNGRIALVKVLAGTITPGLELTCARTRKPERLAHIYRMVGRDMTEVQSAIAGDIVVVPKISAMAGDTLSVTGKVEAAAFRFPNSLYQVAIEPDKRGTEDKLFSFLEKSCDADPTMKVTRNEETGQTVISAIGEAQVSVLLDRMAARAGVTAHVVPMRVPYRETIRRTASAQGRHKKQTGGAGQYGDCWLRLEPNPGGGYEFVDEVVGGRIPKGLIPAVDKGVQETMREGVVAGYPMIDVRVACYDGSYHSVDSNEMAFKTAARIGFQKAAADAEPVVLEPMAKLEVTVPEDYAGSVMGDVSASRGRIEGMNAGERGTTVIQARVPYAEVLDYATRLRSLSRGTGEFTLEVDGYEQVPHDVQAKLAEEWQSRRAAGR; encoded by the coding sequence ATGAGCGAGAAGATTAGGAACGTTGCCCTCGTCGGCCAAGGTGGCGTGGGCAAGACCATGCTTGCCGAGGCCATGCTCCATCTCTCTGGCGTCACGAACAGGCTTGGTGGCCACAAGGGCACGAAGCCCACGCTCGACTACGACCCCGAGGAGGAGAAGCGCTCCTTCTCCATCAAGCTCGCCATGGCCCCCGTGCCGTGGAAGGGCGCCCGTCTCAACGTTATCGATGCCCCCTGCTACCCGGACTTCATCGGTGACGCCTATGCCGCGATGTCTGCCGTGGAGACTGCAGTCTTTGTCGTTGACGCTGCCGGCGATCCCGGCGCCGTTACCACGCGCCTGTGGTATGCGGCCGAGGACCTGTCCCTGGCCCGTGCCGTCTTCGTGAACCGCATCGACCGCTCCGAGGCCCACTATGACGCCGCGCTTGCGGCGCTGCAGGAGCGCTTTGGCATGCGCCTTGGCGCCGTGACGCTGCCATGGGGCGTGGGCGACGACTTCAAGGGCATCATCGACGTCATCCGCATGCAGGCGCGTCGCCTCGACGGTTCGGGCAAGCCCATTGTCTGCGACATCCCGGACGACATGCGCGGCGCCGCCGATGAGGCCCGCGCCCATCTCTGCGAGCTTGTGGTTGAGGCAGACGATGAGCTCATGCTCAAGTACCTCGAGGGTGACGGCCAGCTTACGCAGGACGAGCTCGAGGGACTTCTCGCCAAGGCCATTGCCGAGCGCATCTTCGTTCCCGTGTTTGCCGGCTCCTGCACGCGCGAGGAGGGCGTCACGAGCCTCATGGACGACATCGAGACGTACTTCCCCGGTGCCGCCGACTTTGGCGGCGTGCCGCTCGTCAACGGTGACTACCTCGACATCGACGAGGGCGATGACCGCCCGGTGGGCTTTGTCTTCAAGGTGCTGAACGACCAGCAGAACGGCCGGATCGCCCTCGTGAAGGTGCTTGCGGGTACCATCACGCCCGGTCTTGAGCTCACGTGCGCCCGCACGCGCAAGCCCGAGCGCCTCGCGCACATCTACCGTATGGTCGGTCGCGACATGACGGAGGTCCAGAGCGCCATCGCCGGAGACATCGTCGTGGTGCCCAAGATCTCTGCCATGGCGGGAGACACGCTGTCCGTCACGGGCAAGGTGGAGGCCGCGGCGTTCCGCTTCCCCAACTCCCTGTACCAGGTTGCCATCGAGCCCGACAAGCGCGGCACGGAGGATAAGCTGTTCAGCTTCCTGGAGAAGAGCTGCGACGCCGACCCCACGATGAAGGTAACGCGCAACGAGGAGACGGGACAGACCGTCATTTCCGCCATCGGCGAGGCGCAGGTGTCCGTGCTTCTCGACCGCATGGCCGCCCGAGCCGGCGTCACGGCCCACGTTGTGCCCATGCGCGTGCCCTACCGTGAGACGATTCGTCGCACGGCCAGTGCCCAGGGTCGCCACAAGAAGCAGACGGGCGGTGCCGGTCAGTACGGCGACTGCTGGCTGCGCCTCGAGCCCAATCCCGGCGGCGGCTATGAATTCGTTGACGAGGTCGTGGGCGGTCGTATCCCGAAGGGCCTCATCCCGGCGGTCGACAAGGGTGTTCAGGAGACCATGCGCGAGGGCGTCGTGGCGGGCTATCCGATGATCGATGTCCGCGTTGCCTGCTATGACGGCAGCTATCACTCCGTCGACTCCAATGAGATGGCGTTCAAGACCGCGGCGCGCATCGGCTTCCAGAAGGCGGCAGCAGACGCCGAGCCCGTTGTGCTCGAGCCGATGGCGAAGCTCGAGGTCACCGTGCCCGAGGACTACGCCGGATCCGTCATGGGAGACGTGAGCGCGAGCCGTGGCCGCATCGAGGGCATGAACGCGGGTGAGCGCGGCACCACGGTCATCCAGGCGCGCGTGCCCTATGCCGAGGTTCTCGACTACGCCACGCGCCTGCGCTCGCTCTCTCGCGGCACGGGCGAGTTCACGCTTGAGGTTGACGGCTACGAGCAGGTTCCGCATGACGTCCAGGCCAAGCTGGCCGAGGAGTGGCAGAGCCGCCGGGCTGCCGGCAGGTAG
- a CDS encoding InlB B-repeat-containing protein: MKSRNTNGTLRSRVAIAAVTAGLVASLGALTPAAAIADEQVAPQEALTQQEAKAEDAPAATDKAATADVAEPADDAAVAPQEDANPTPVANPVARFNGQDYDSFDAALAAASNTDGATIELLADAQTKGLNLSRDLTIDGAGHSLTFTDKGIALWGHALVLKNVNASMSGVGSTPYTAEWNWMSVCANKDASLTLDAASLSMDGAGTGQNVHAIYFCSNNKLNLRNGSNLTIKNYGQDALEWDGGDGGYNVNIEGGSTYTSDHNRSGFTGTFTASVDASTVNVTNSTGNGSNGSHFDIKNGSVVDFSDNGDHGLSAGNLSIANSKVTANNNGRNGIIFTGKGQFTNADVQVTGTLGKSYWNAGIRLMKKNASLDVDAASKVSITGNYVTGLFLDAGAHATFAEGAALAITGNDASQANCSTKRDLAQMGGGVVVRSGANLTLPNSAVIDNNNAALAGDDVYAEAGGSILLGVTNNEDALNGFGGCGHAIDGWYDDAADARWSAHGDTKHVKAVEAGSFQGQNSPIALKAAHGLVNVNYQYVGTRPNDVTLPASDEGLEVGASYTAKPQAAVDGWTFDGWYTDEACTAKWEDGAELTGSMTLYGKWTQDPVAPSAPQTPGASDAKPAGKELPQTGDSASAAPLALLAGATAALTAGLTARRRSR; this comes from the coding sequence ATGAAATCGAGAAACACCAACGGCACCCTGCGCAGTCGCGTTGCCATCGCTGCCGTCACGGCTGGCCTTGTGGCCTCGCTCGGCGCGCTTACGCCCGCTGCCGCCATCGCCGACGAGCAGGTTGCCCCACAGGAGGCCCTGACGCAGCAAGAGGCCAAGGCCGAGGACGCACCTGCCGCGACTGACAAGGCGGCCACCGCGGACGTCGCCGAGCCCGCTGATGATGCCGCAGTCGCGCCCCAGGAGGATGCGAACCCAACGCCCGTCGCCAATCCCGTGGCTCGCTTCAATGGCCAGGACTATGACTCCTTCGACGCCGCACTCGCTGCGGCGAGTAACACCGATGGGGCAACGATCGAGCTGCTTGCCGACGCCCAGACCAAAGGTCTCAACCTAAGCCGCGACCTTACCATCGACGGTGCCGGCCACTCCCTGACCTTTACCGACAAGGGAATCGCGCTCTGGGGCCATGCGCTTGTGCTCAAGAACGTCAACGCATCTATGAGCGGCGTTGGCTCCACGCCCTACACGGCTGAGTGGAACTGGATGTCGGTTTGCGCCAACAAGGATGCCTCTCTCACACTTGACGCTGCCTCGCTCAGCATGGATGGTGCTGGCACCGGCCAGAACGTCCACGCCATCTACTTCTGCTCCAACAACAAGCTCAACCTGCGCAACGGCTCCAATCTCACAATCAAGAACTATGGGCAGGATGCGCTCGAGTGGGATGGTGGCGACGGCGGCTACAACGTCAACATCGAGGGTGGCTCCACCTACACCTCCGACCACAACCGCTCTGGTTTTACGGGTACGTTCACTGCCTCGGTCGATGCCTCCACGGTCAACGTGACGAACTCGACCGGTAATGGTTCGAACGGTTCCCACTTCGACATCAAGAACGGCTCTGTCGTCGACTTTTCGGACAACGGCGATCACGGCCTTTCGGCGGGCAACCTCTCCATTGCCAACTCGAAGGTTACGGCAAACAACAACGGCCGTAACGGCATCATCTTTACCGGAAAGGGCCAGTTCACCAACGCCGACGTCCAGGTGACCGGCACGCTGGGCAAGAGCTACTGGAATGCTGGCATTCGCCTGATGAAGAAGAATGCCTCGCTTGACGTCGACGCCGCCTCCAAGGTGTCCATCACGGGCAACTACGTAACGGGCCTGTTCCTCGACGCCGGCGCCCACGCCACGTTTGCCGAGGGTGCCGCGCTCGCCATCACGGGCAACGATGCCTCGCAGGCGAACTGCTCTACCAAGAGGGATCTGGCGCAGATGGGCGGCGGCGTTGTCGTGCGCTCCGGAGCAAACCTGACGCTTCCCAACTCCGCGGTCATCGACAACAACAACGCCGCGCTTGCCGGTGACGACGTCTACGCCGAGGCTGGTGGCTCCATCTTGCTCGGGGTAACCAACAATGAAGACGCGCTCAATGGGTTTGGCGGCTGCGGCCATGCCATCGATGGCTGGTATGACGACGCTGCAGACGCCCGCTGGTCTGCTCACGGCGACACGAAGCACGTCAAGGCCGTTGAGGCTGGCAGCTTCCAGGGCCAAAATAGCCCGATTGCCCTCAAGGCGGCCCATGGCCTCGTGAACGTCAACTACCAGTACGTGGGCACCAGGCCAAACGATGTCACGCTCCCTGCGTCTGACGAGGGCCTCGAGGTTGGGGCTTCCTACACCGCCAAGCCCCAGGCCGCGGTGGACGGCTGGACGTTCGATGGCTGGTACACCGACGAGGCCTGCACCGCCAAGTGGGAGGATGGCGCGGAGCTCACGGGTTCCATGACGCTCTACGGCAAGTGGACGCAGGATCCGGTGGCCCCCTCTGCTCCCCAGACGCCCGGCGCCTCTGACGCCAAGCCGGCCGGGAAGGAGCTTCCGCAGACAGGCGACAGCGCCTCCGCAGCCCCGCTTGCCCTCCTTGCAGGAGCCACCGCGGCGCTGACTGCTGGTCTGACCGCGCGCAGGCGCTCGAGGTAG
- a CDS encoding helix-turn-helix domain-containing protein produces the protein MHRVGQTFADARAEAGLTQTQLAELSGVHQSCLSRLEQGNGNATISTLETVAAAMGCKIEIRLSRPSVRVREPSPPATPGAPFAA, from the coding sequence ATGCACAGAGTTGGCCAGACCTTCGCCGATGCCCGCGCGGAGGCTGGCCTCACGCAGACGCAGCTCGCGGAGCTTTCCGGCGTTCATCAGTCCTGTCTCAGCAGGCTCGAGCAGGGCAACGGCAACGCCACCATCTCGACTCTGGAGACCGTCGCTGCGGCCATGGGCTGCAAGATCGAGATACGTCTCTCGCGTCCGTCCGTCCGCGTCAGAGAGCCCTCGCCGCCCGCCACGCCAGGTGCCCCGTTCGCCGCGTAA